The DNA segment CGCAGCCGGCCTTGCGCCCGCACCCGGGCCCAATCCTATCGCCATGGTTTGGCTGAACGGCGACGTGCTTGGGCCGAAGGGCAACAACGCCGACAAGCGACAGAGCGGCTTCGGACCGGGCGAAATGGTCGCGATGGAACAGAAGCTCTTCACGCGTTTTGGTGTTCCAGCGATCTTTCTAGCAAGGCCGGGCACCTATGGCAGCGCCGGCAAGCATTTCACGATGCGCGGCCGTCCGGTCGAGGCGACGCTGGTCAATGCCGCGCTCGATGGCCTGAGAAAGCGCTATGGCATCGGCGCCTTCGCGGTCGGCGGCCATAGCGGAGGCGGCACGCTGGTGGCCGAGATGCTCGCGCGGCGCGACGATCTTCGTTGTGCCGTGATTTCATCCGGGGCCTCCGCCTATCGCGCTTATCTGCAAGCCCGTGGGCTGCTGAAGCCGGGCGAGAAGCTGACGCGCTTCGATCCCTATGACGCGCTCGACAGGATCGCGGCCGATCCGCAGCGGCGCATCTTCGTTGTCGGCGATCCGCGCGAGACCAATGTGCCCTTCTCTACGCAGAAGCTCTATTTCGAGGGGCTGACGGTACGGGGCCATGCTGCCTGGCTCATTCCGCTCGAACGGGCGAGGGATGACCGCCATCACGATCTCGTCGATTTCGGGGAACTGGCGGACGGTATGTGCGCAGCCGGCAAGAGCACAGAGGCGATCATCGCGGCGCTGCGGGCGCTGCCCGATCCGCCGCCGCGCCTCTCGAACTGAAGCGGCGGCCGGATGGTATCCCTGCGCACCCTGCTTGCGACCCTGCTACTGCTCGCTCTTTCCGGCGGCGCGCGTGCCGAGCCGTGGCAGAGCGTCGATCCCGCTGCAAGCGGATGGTCGGTCGAAGGGCTGAAGGCGGCGGAGGCCTTCGCCGCTGACCTGAACTCCACCGCCGTGATGGTGGTGCAGGATGGCAAGGTAGTCGCCCGCTGGGGCGATGTCGCGCGCAAGGTCAATATCGCTTCGGTGCGCAAAAGCCTCCTCTCCGCGCTCTATGGCATCGCGATCGCCGAGGGGCGCATCGATCCGTCCAGCACGCTTGGCGAGCTTGGCATCGACGACAAAGCGCCGGCGCTTACCGCAGCCGAGAAGCAGGCGACCGTGCGCGACCTGCTGATGGCACGCTCCGGCGTCTATCATGCCGGGGCTTACGAAACGGCCGATGCCCGGGGCAAGCGGCCGGGGCGCGGCAGCCACGCGCCTGGCACGTTCTGGTATTACAACAACTGGGATTTCAACGCGCTCGGCACGATCTACCGCCGCCAGACCGGCGAGGATATCTTCGCAAGCTTCGCGCGGCGCATCGCGGTACCGATCGGCATGGAGGATTTTTCCGCGCGCGACGACCGCTATGTGCTCGAAGGCGCCTCCATCCACCCGGCCTATCCCTTCATGATGAGCGCACGCGATCTCGCCCGCTTCGGCCAGCTTTTCCTGAACGGCGGAACATGGGACGGAATAGAGGTCGTCCCTGCCGCCTGGGTGCGAGAATCAACCTCGGCATTGTCACGTCCGCCCGGCCATAACAGCGGCTATGGCTATATGTGGTGGACACTCAACACCGATCGGTGGGGCGAGAGGGGCGTGTTCAACGCCGGATATGGCGGCCAGGTCGTCGCCTTCCTGCCGGAAAAGCGCCTCGTCATCGTGCAGACCGTGTATCTAGGACAGAACAGCCGTGGCGTCTCGATGCGCGACTTCTTCAGGCTCATGCGGAAAATCCTCGACATCGCGCCATAGGGTCGGAAACGTCAGGTAAATAGCTTCGTGTCTCAGTACCTATGTTTCAATATAGGAGGAGAGGACCGTCATTCTTGTTGCTCCGACGGGCCTGACATGGGGGAACCGGAGCGAACCGCGGCAGCTTAGCGCCACTGAGCTAGCCGGGCCGAGTGTCGGAAACGACTGGTTGCCGGACATCGAAAGCCACGGAGATATGAGTCTCCATTGCTCCCCCATCTCGGCCATTGATTTGGTAACGGCCGCGGCCCAAAGCCGACATTCG comes from the Ancylobacter pratisalsi genome and includes:
- a CDS encoding alpha/beta hydrolase family protein, translated to MKVLAKTICHAAAAISLALGATTGATVAQTVPEKANFDPAKVVAGIAITREECAALEQKDSAIWVETGGASACMRYYAAGLAPAPGPNPIAMVWLNGDVLGPKGNNADKRQSGFGPGEMVAMEQKLFTRFGVPAIFLARPGTYGSAGKHFTMRGRPVEATLVNAALDGLRKRYGIGAFAVGGHSGGGTLVAEMLARRDDLRCAVISSGASAYRAYLQARGLLKPGEKLTRFDPYDALDRIAADPQRRIFVVGDPRETNVPFSTQKLYFEGLTVRGHAAWLIPLERARDDRHHDLVDFGELADGMCAAGKSTEAIIAALRALPDPPPRLSN
- a CDS encoding serine hydrolase domain-containing protein, producing MVSLRTLLATLLLLALSGGARAEPWQSVDPAASGWSVEGLKAAEAFAADLNSTAVMVVQDGKVVARWGDVARKVNIASVRKSLLSALYGIAIAEGRIDPSSTLGELGIDDKAPALTAAEKQATVRDLLMARSGVYHAGAYETADARGKRPGRGSHAPGTFWYYNNWDFNALGTIYRRQTGEDIFASFARRIAVPIGMEDFSARDDRYVLEGASIHPAYPFMMSARDLARFGQLFLNGGTWDGIEVVPAAWVRESTSALSRPPGHNSGYGYMWWTLNTDRWGERGVFNAGYGGQVVAFLPEKRLVIVQTVYLGQNSRGVSMRDFFRLMRKILDIAP